A single window of Plectropomus leopardus isolate mb chromosome 12, YSFRI_Pleo_2.0, whole genome shotgun sequence DNA harbors:
- the LOC121951221 gene encoding LOW QUALITY PROTEIN: activated CDC42 kinase 1-like (The sequence of the model RefSeq protein was modified relative to this genomic sequence to represent the inferred CDS: inserted 1 base in 1 codon) produces MRRFDKLKKSFPFLAHFHVYRKLGSSMQCEEGTEWLLELLMEVQLQQYFLRIRDDLNVTRLSHFDYVKNEDLEKIGMGRPGQRRLWEAVKRRKAMCKRKSWMSKVFSGKRPDGGDFPQQGQPASSFRKLSPTPPLGLGEGVLSTQPGGGAPLDGQQQALTCLIPEKDLTLFEKLGDGSFGVVKRGEWLTPAGKVLNVAVKCLKTDVLSQPDALEDFICEVNAMHSLDHQNLIRLYGVVLTHPMKMVTELAPLGSLLERLRCVRPQGPVLIHTLCQYAVQVACGMAYLEQRRFIHRDLAARNILLASAHRVKIGDFGLMRALPNNHEHYVMQEHRKVPFAWCAPESLKTRTFSHATDTWMFGVTLWEMFTHGQEPWLGLNGSQILHKIDKEGERLPKPEDCPQDIYNVVLQCWAQKPDDRPTFVALREFLLETMPTDMCALQDFDEPDKLQIQVNDVITIIEGRAENYWWRGQNKRTLKVGPFPRNVVTSVAGLSAHDISRPLKNSFIHTGHGDSNPHRCWGFPDRIDDLYLGNPMDPPDVLSVDLSGARPTQLPGRARKPCYDPVNDDEDLTSTGLKRLSLRKTGSVKGLKLKPAAWVSASKQSAGRTSGSGHNPNSEVSLIDFGEEFPPPTPSPXPVVEIQIPSLAKLALEAENILDRTPPQSPSRSLPRPLHPTPVVDWDARPLPPPPAYDDVAQDEDDMEVSSINSSEQQHEEEQSDVQNPDEALVSGQRVEGEAFVSRGTDRSGFEDNLFLPSKQGQSLSTSFSQSAEIFQELQQECMRRLNVPTGSAAQSNSPSQSSVSCPQTPQTHEAQSVFSSTEDRPQIPPRVPIPPRPIKRGDYTSARWSRDLSLSPTPADTTEDISVPGQERPPQIPPRDPLSQPGSRTPSPMALVVGSPQQRVYSVSPSAMQAPLTSCPATHTYGSYLSTSPGKLMPTTHSFASDPKYAAPKVIQAQGKDAASKGPCILPIVRDGRKVSNTHYYLLPERPPYLDRYDRFFREAESLPAGGVDERPLRQANTATVRPMVVSSQTLQGHTQGQGLVQPGELKANFSSNNNSSLGGPRSGMKTSVSLPRVCSDGLTAAAVTASCIRTDGGGSSADRVKMVQEAVHGVTIEECQAALQNHNWNVQKAVYYLKVEQLFCLGLRSRSECLKLLEMCDWNLEVASTQMLDNYGSTTRQRR; encoded by the exons ATGCGGCGTTTTGACAAGCTGAAAAAGTCATTCCCCTTCCTGGCACACTTTCACGTATATCGA aaacTGGGCAGTAGCATGCAGTGTGAGGAGGGCACAGAATGGCTGCTAGAGCTGCTGATGGaggtgcagctgcagcagtacTTCCTGCGGATTCGAGATGACCTTAACGTCACGCGGCTGTCACACTTCGACTACGTCAAGAATGAAGACCTGGAGAAGATTGGCATGGGTCGACCTG GACAGAGACGACTGTGGGAGGCTGTGAAAAGGAGGAAAGCTATGTGCAAGCGCAAGTCCTGGATGAGCAAG GTGTTCAGCGGTAAGCGTCCAGACGGAGGAGACTTCCCCCAGCAGGGCCAGCCGGCCTCCTCCTTTCGTAAGCTGTCTCCCACACCTCCACTGGGCCTGGGGGAGGGAGTCCTGTCCACACAGCCCGGTGGTGGTGCTCCTCTCGACGGGCAGCAGCAGGCTCTGACGTGCCTCATCCCAGAGAAGGACCTGACGCTGTTTGAGAAGCTGGGGGACGGCTCCTTTGGTGTAGTGAAGAGAGGAGAGTGGCTGACGCCTGCTGGGAAGGTG CTGAACGTAGCTGTGAAGTGTCTGAAGACAGATGTGCTCAGCCAGCCCGACGCTCTGGAGGACTTCATCTGTGAGGTCAACGCCATGCACTCCCTGGACCACCAGAACCTCATTCGCCTCTACGGTGTGGTGCTCACACACCCAATGAAGATG GTGACCGAGCTGGCTCCTCTGGGTTCTCTGCTGGAGCGTCTGCGTTGTGTTCGTCCACAGGGCCCCGTGTTGATCCACACTCTGTGTCAGTATGCCGTACAGGTGGCCTGTGGCATGGCCTATCTGGAGCAGAGGAGGTTCATCCACAGGGACCTGGCAGCCAG GAACATCCTGCTGGCCTCGGCTCACAGAGTGAAGATCGGTGACTTCGGCCTGATGAGGGCGCTGCCCAACAACCACGAGCACTACGTCATGCAGGAGCATCGAAAGGTCCCATTTGCATG GTGCGCTCCGGAGAGTCTGAAGACCAGAACGTTCTCTCACGCTACGGACACGTGGATGTTTGGAGTCACTCTCTGGGAGATGTTCACACATGGCCAGGAGCCGTGGCTGGGCCTCAACGGGAGCcag ATCCTACATAAGATTGATAAAGAAGGTGAACGCCTCCCGAAGCCTGAAGACTGTCCGCAGGACATCTATAATGTGGTGCTGCAGTGCTGGGCTCAGAAACCAGACGACAGACCGACTTTTGTCGCCCTGCGAGAGTTCCTGCTGGAG accATGCCCACAGACATGTGCGCTCTGCAGGACTTTGACGAGCCCGACAAACTCCAAATCCAGGTCAATGATGTCATCACCATCATAGAGGGGAG GGCAGAGAACTACTGGTGGCGAGGTCAAAACAAGCGCACCTTGAAGGTCGGCCCGTTCCCCAGAAACGTGGTGACATCAGTAGCGGGTTTGTCGGCTCATGACATCAGTCGGCCGCTCAAAAACAGCTTCATCCACACAGGACACGGAGACAGCAACCCTCATCGCTGCTGGGGCTTCCCTGACAGGATCGACGA TTTGTACCTCGGTAATCCCATGGACCCTCCTGATGTCCTGAGTGTGGACCTCAGCGGTGCTCGGCCTACACAGCTACCGGGACGAGCTAgaa AGCCTTGCTATGATCCCGTAAACGACGACGAGGATTTGACTTCCACAGGATTAAAGAGATTATCGCTTCGGAAAACGGGTTCTGTCAAAGGCTTGAAACTGAAACCTGCTGCGTGGGTCTCTGCCTCCAAACAGAGCGCTGGCCGGACTTCAGGGTCAGGCCACAACCCCAACAGCGAAGTGTCCCTCATTGACTTTGGGGAGGAGTTCCCTCCGCCCACACCGTCCC TCCCTGTGGTCGAAATCCAGATTCCCTCGCTGGCAAAGCTGGCGCTGGAAGCAGAGAACATCCTGGACCGGACTCCGCCTCAGAGTCCGTCTAGATCGCTGCCCCGCCCCCTTCACCCGACACCAGTGGTGGACTGGGACGCCCGGCCGTTACCTCCGCCCCCGGCCTATGACGATGTAGCTCAAGACGAAGACGATATGGAG GTGAGCTCCATCAACAGCTCGGAGCAGCAGCACGAAGAGGAGCAGAGTGATGTCCAAAACCCAGACGAGGCTCTCGTCTCTGGACAGAGGGTGGAGGGTGAGGCATTCGTTTCCAGGGGGACGGACAGATCAGGCTTTGAGGACAACCTCTTTCTCCCCAGCAAGCAGGGCCAGTCTCTGTCCACCTCCTTCTCCCAGTCAGCGGAGATCTTCCAGGAGCTCCAGCAGGAGTGCATGAGGAGGCTCAATGTACCGACTGGAAGTGCTGCACAGTCAAACTCGCCGTCTCAGAGCTCAGTGTCGTGTCCTCAGACTCCACAGACTCATGAGGCTCAGAGTGTCTTCTCCTCCACTGAGGACAGACCCCAGATCCCCCCTCGTGTCCCCATTCCCCCTCGCCCCATAAAGAGAGGCGACTACACATCTGCCCGCTGGTCAAGGGATCTCTCGCTGTCGCCGACGCCGGCTGACACCACGGAGGACATTTCAGTTCCAGGACAGGAGCGACCACCTCAAATCCCCCCCAGGGACCCTTTGTCCCAGCCAGGATCCAGGACTCCCAGCCCCATGGCGCTGGTGGTGGGCTCCCCCCAGCAGAGAGTCTACTCCGTCAGCCCCTCCGCCATGCAGGCGCCCCTCACCTCCTGCCCCGCCACACACACCTACGGCTCCTACCTCTCCACCTCTCCAGGTAAACTCATGCCGACCACACACAGCTTCGCCTCAGATCCTAAATATGCTGCACCCAAAGTCATCCAGGCGCAGGGGAAGGACGCCGCCAGCAAGGGCCCCTGTATCCTCCCCATCGTCCGCGACGGACGTAAAGTCAGTAACACCCACTATTACCTTCTGCCAGAGAGGCCCCCGTACCTCGACCGCTACGACCGCTTCTTCAGGGAGGCGGAGAGCCTTCCTGCCGGTGGCGTGGACGAGAGGCCTTTACGGCAAGCTAACACCGCCACCGTCAGACCCATGGTGGTCAGCAGCCAGACTCTCCAGGGACACACCCAGGGACAGGGTCTCGTCCAGCCTGGAGAGCTGAAGGCTAATTTCTCCTCCAACAATAACAGCAGTCTGGGTGGGCCGCGGTCAGGGATGAAGACATCAGTTAGTCTCCCTCGCGTGTGTTCAGACGGGCTGACGGCGGCGGCGGTCACTGCTTCCTGCATCAGGACAGACGGAGGAGGGAGCTCAGCTGACAGGGTCAAAATG GTGCAGGAGGCAGTTCACGGTGTCACAATAGAGGAGTGCCAGGCCGCCCTTCAGAACCACAACTGGAATGTCCAGAAAGCTGTTTATTATCTGAAG